The Limanda limanda chromosome 20, fLimLim1.1, whole genome shotgun sequence genome has a segment encoding these proteins:
- the armc3 gene encoding armadillo repeat-containing protein 3 has protein sequence MGKKGKKKCETPSKDKFEALPFEGKTPQTVVLLLSSPEEDILIKASETIYVFAEKGDENKVSLLGFGALEPLCRLIAHNNVLIRRNAIMALGTMAVNGDVTVALKKTDVIPSIIERLSPEEDRVVQEFATLCLASLSPDFVCKAQIFDNKGLPPLIQLLSSPDPDVQKNSVEIIFNLVQDYQCRVAVHELGGIAPLLELLKSDFPIIQRLALETLMNVTTDKDTCNTFSEEQGFEKTMEILNNKDLNDLHAEALHVLANYLSDSERVHLIHQGGGLATLMDFFLTPNSSEIQSIAVKCITRLAQSSENQKMLHEQNVEKVLVDYLSAADASVKTATCKAVAAMNLHLASKERFRELGGIPALVKALKVECVELIEAASHVLADLTHNNHLSNMAVYKAGGHAILVQQLQRSCPKTVANAAATLCNMAQQEAIRNSILSHGVIQALVEPLKSTDTQVLVNTTLCLAALACDEEDRAELLSAGGLQPLVNLLRSYHKEVLQSACLAVIVCASDEPTSVEMCKFGAVELLQEINQSVKRRSSFSESAMISLLKYNLSVKYSLTDHLTSTDVVSDGFYDAGKAHAGQRILTLEEFSKQPVNQQRPIIAVNTAIEQRQESDHQQEDVTQSVSPAEKPWKMVEDVSLQVLVKETKDYILSLDDEREQCAALARMVSEAMGGAVEMEKMHAFPWVLHLSELKIQLQSNVIPIGLITRGIYRHRALLFKCLADCIGMSCTMVRGEYDRAWNEVLLFGVDPSSGRRSLGPSRFIVDLMHRPERLLAVNTPAAVQYQYI, from the exons ATGgggaagaaagggaagaagaagtGTGAAACTCCGTCCAAGGACAAG TTTGAGGCTCTTCCTTTTGAAGGCAAAACCCCACAAACAGTGGTTCTGCTGCTGAGTTCACCAGAGGAGGATATCCTTATTAAAGCCAGTGAAACAATCTATGTATTTGCAGAGAAAG gagatgagaacaaagtttctCTGCTGGGATTTGGTGCATTGGAGCCTCTCTGTCGGCTCATCGCTCACAACAACGTGCTGATCAGACGCAACGCCATCATGGCCCTGGGCACCATGGCCGTCAATG GTGATGTTACGGTTGCTCTTAAAAAAACGGACGTTATTCCATCGATTATCGAAAGACTATCACCTGAAG AGGATAGAGTTGTCCAAGAGTTTGCAACCCTGTGCCTGGCCTCTCTGTCGCCGGATTTTGTATGTAAGGCCCAGATCTTTGACAACAAAGGCTTACCACCTTTAATTCAGCTTCTGTCCAGTCCAGACCCAGATGTTCAGAAGAACTCGGTAGAGATTATCTTCAACCTAGTTCAG GACTACCAGTGTCGTGTGGCGGTTCATGAGTTGGGCGGGATCGCTCCACTTCTGGAGCTGTTGAAGTCGGACTTCCCTATCATTCAGCGTCTGGCTTTAGAGACGCTGATGAATGTCACAACTGATAAAGATACATGCAACACCTTCAGTGAAGAGCAGGGATTCGAGAAGACCATGGAAATCCTGAATAACAAG GACCTCAATGACCTTCATGCTGAGGCCCTACATGTATTAGCTAACTATTTGAGCGACAGTGAGAGGGTGCACCTTATCCACCAGGGCGGAGGCCTGGCCACGCTGATGGACTTTTTTCTCACCCCCAACTCGTCTGAAATCCAGTCCATTGCTGTTAAATGCATAACCAGGCTTGCGCAGAGCT CTGAAAATCAAAAGATGCTCCATGAGCAGAATGTGGAGAAGGTTCTGGTCGACTATCTGTCTGCGGCAGACGCCAGCGTGAAAACGGCTACCTGCAAGGCTGTGGCTGCCATGAACCTCCACTTAGCCAGTAAAGAGCGCTTCCGAGAGCTGG gtggGATCCCTGCGTTGGTAAAGGCGCTGAAAGTCGAATGTGTGGAGCTGATAGAGGCAGCATCCCATGTCCTTGCTGACCTCACACATAACAACCACCTCAGCAACAT GGCGGTGTACAAGGCAGGAGGCCATGCGATCCTTGTCCAGCAGCTCCAAAGAAGTTGTCCGAAGACGGTAGCCAATGCTGCTGCCACGCTTTGCAACATGGCACAACAGGAAGCCATTCGCAACAGCATTCTGTCACATGGAGTCATACAGGCTCTGGTGGAGCCCTTAAAGTCCACAGATACACAGGTGTTGGTCAACACCACACTGTGTCTGGCAGCACTGGCCTGTGATGAAGAAGACAGGGCAGag CTACTGAGTGCAGGAGGCCTTCAGCCACTGGTCAATCTGCTGCGATCTTATCACAAGGAGGTGCTACAGAGTGCGTGCTTGGCAGTAATTGTTTGTGCCAGTGATGAGCCCACCAGTGTGGAGATGTGCAAATTTGG GGCTGTAGAACTGCTTCAGGAAATCAACCAGTCAGTGAAACGCCGGAGCAGTTTCAGCGAGTCAGCCATGATCAGCCTGCTCAAGTACAACTTGTCTGTGAAATACAGCCTGACAGATCATCTAACCTCCACTGATGTGGTTAGCGATGGCTTCTATGATGCCGGCAAG GCTCATGCAGGACAGAGGATTCTGACATTAGAGGAATTTTCTAAGCAGCCAGTCAACCAGCAACGACCCATCATTGCTGTCAACACAGCTATAGA GCAGAGGCAAGAAAGTGACCACCAACAGGAAGACGTGACTCAatctgtgtctcctgcagagaaACCGTGGAAGATGGTGGAGGACGTCTCTTTGCAGGTTCTAGTTAAAGAAACCAAAGACTACATCCTCTCGCTGGATGACGAACGAGAGCAGTGCGCTGCCTTGGCCAG GATGGTGAGCGAAGCCATGGGGGGAGCAGTGGAGATGGAGAAGATGCACGCTTTCCCGTGGGTGCTGCATCTCAGCGAGCTCAAGATCCAGCTTCAGTCTAACGTTATTCCCATCGGGCTGATCACCAGAGGAATCTACCGTCACCGGGCTCTTCTCTTCAAG TGTCTGGCTGATTGCATCGGGATGAGCTGCACAATGGTTAGGGGCGAGTATGACCGGGCTTGGAATGAGGTCCTCCTCTTTGGTGTGGATCCCTCCAGCGGCCGCCGCTCTTTAGGGCCCAGCCGCTTCATAGTGGACCTCATGCACAGGCCTGAAAGACTATTGGCTGTGAATACCCCTGCTGCTGTGCAGTACCAGTATATATAG
- the msrb2 gene encoding methionine-R-sulfoxide reductase B2, mitochondrial — protein MSRFIARLFVAAARSAVAPRRIPVLIIRPVSTCHGLHSLTRYDETTDWQKKLTPEQYVVTREKATEVPFSGIYLNHNEVGMYHCVCCESPLFSSEAKYNSGTGWPAFKEAHGTWERDESHASIFRRPDNSLGSAGTEVLCKNCDAHLGHVFDDGPDPTGQRFCINSEALTFKSRGNHICGENCMEH, from the exons ATGTCCCGATTCATCGCTCGTCTCTTCGTTGCTGCAGCCAGATCCGCGGTGGCACCGAGGAGGATCCCGGTGCTCATCATCCGTCCCGTGTCCACATGTCACG GTCTGCACTCCCTCACCCGTTACGATGAGACCACTGACTGGCAGAAGAAACTCACCCCAGAGCAATATGTGGTCACCAGAGAGAAAGCGACAGAGGTG CCCTTTAGTGGGATCTACCTGAACCATAACGAAGTGGGAATGTACCACTGTGTCTGCTGTGAATCTCCGCTCTTCAG TTCAGAGGCTAAGTATAACTCGGGGACAGGCTGGCCAGCATTCAAAGAGGCTCACGGCACATGGGAGCGGGATGAAAGCCATGCCTCCATCTTTCGTCGCCCTGACAACAGCCTTGGCAGTGCTGGGACAGAGGTCCTTTGTAAAAAC TGTGATGCCCATCTGGGACACGTGTTTGATGACGGCCCGGACCCGACAGGTCAGCGGTTCTGCATCAACAGTGAGGCCCTGACGTTTAAATCCAGAGGAAACCACATTTGTGGGGAAAACTGCATggaacactga
- the c8g gene encoding complement component C8 gamma chain: MAGVWRCMLATMVVLCVCLWGSSEAVGGARSRPRPQRRPLKKPKVESVDVTPPAENIDIDRMTGRWYLLNAASKCSYLINHGTRVEPTVMSLSRSSTSEQTLSVSTKTRHAHQCWEILQVYHLTPTPGRLTLKGARPELNTEIVIGETDYSSYAVMFFHKRGKITVKLYGRSVDNLSEPVLTKFEQLAAKQDLGLAYLFPFPTYSHCGNVDQDHVINCVPTC; this comes from the exons ATGGCTGGAGTGTGGCGATGCATGTTGGCAActatggttgtgttgtgtgtgtgtctgtgggggtCCAGCGAGGCTGTAGGGGGGGCTAGGAGTCGACCACGACCCCAAAGACGACCTCTGAAGAAGCCAAAGGTCGAGTCTGTTGACGTGACCCCACCAGCAGAGAACATAGACATAGATCGG atgacaggaaggtggTACCTGCTGAACGCGGCCTCCAAATGCTCATACCTGATCAATCATGGCACCCGAGTGGAGCCCACAGTCATGAGCCTCTCACGCTCCTCCACCTCCGAGCAAACACTGTCTGTCAGCACGAAAACAAGACA tgctCACCAGTGTTGGGAGATATTACAGGTCTACCATCTCACCCCAACCCCGGGACGTCTAACACTCAAAG GAGCTCGTCCAGAGCTGAACACCGAGATAGTGATCGGGGAGACGGACTACAGCTCATACGCAGTCATGTTCTTCCACAAACGGGGCAAAATAACCGTAAAACTCTATG GCAGGTCTGTGGACAATCTGTCAGAGCCAGTGCTGACCAAGTTTGAGCAGCTCGCTGCAAAACAGGATTTGGGGCTTGCGTACCTCTTCCCTTTCCCCACCTACA GCCATTGTGGTAATGTGGACCAGGATCATGTCATCA